A window of Coturnix japonica isolate 7356 chromosome 2, Coturnix japonica 2.1, whole genome shotgun sequence contains these coding sequences:
- the DAZL gene encoding deleted in azoospermia-like isoform X4 codes for MSANAEAQCGSISEDNSHLSTTCQGYVLPEGKIMPNTVFVGGIDTRMNEAEIRSYFEQYGTVKEVKIITDRTGVSKGYGFVSFLDNVDVQKIVESQISVHGKRLKLGPAIRKQQNLCSYVQPRPLAFNPPAPQFHSVWSNQNTETYVQPQPVVSPLTQYVQTYAYSSPALLIQQQVPVGYQPAYNYQAPPQWVPGEQRNYVMPPVYTSVNYHYSEDPEFMQTECAAPEPPQSSGNSPQKKSVDRSIQTVVSCLFNPENRLRNAFVSQEDYFRERRVHHFRKGRAVLKSV; via the exons ATG TCTGCAAATGCGGAAGCCCAATGTGGAAGTATCTCAGAGGATAACAGCCATTTGTCAACAACCTGCCAAGGATATGTTTTACCAGAAGGAAAAATCATGCCAAATACAGTCTTTGTTGGTGGAATTGATACAAGG atGAATGAAGCAGAAATTCGAAGTTACTTTGAACAATATGGTACTGTGAAGGAGGTGAAAATAATCACTGACAGAACTGGTGTTTCCAAAGG gtatGGATTTGTTTCATTCCTGGACAATGTGGATGTTCAAAAAATTGTAGAG TCACAGATCAGTGTCCATGGCAAAAGGCTGAAACTGGGACCAGCAattagaaaacagcagaacttGT GTTCTTACGTGCAGCCTAGGCCATTGGCTTTCAATCCTCCTGCACCACAGTTCCATAGTGTATGGAGTAATCAGAATACAGAGACCTACGTGCAACCTCAACCTGTGGTGAGCCCACTAACTCAGTATGTACAG ACATACGCATACAGTTCACCGGCTTTATTGATACAGCAGCAAGTTCCTGTAGGATATCAGCCAGCATACAACTATCAG GCTCCTCCGCAATGGGTTCCTGGGGAGCAAAGAAACTATGTTATGCCTCCG GTTTATACTTCAGTAAACTATCACTACAGTGAGGATCCAGAGTTTATGCAGACAGAATGTGCAGCTCCAGAGCCCCCACAGTCGTCTGGAAATAGTCCACAAAAA aagtCTGTGGACAGGAGCATACAAACAGTAGTATCTTGTCTGTTTAATCCTGAAAACCGTCTGAGGAATGCCTTTGTATCACAAGAAGACTACTTTAGG GAGCGGAGGGTGCATCacttcagaaaaggaagagcagtgcTCAAAAGTGTTTGA
- the DAZL gene encoding deleted in azoospermia-like isoform X2, producing MWSPLGRSLASPGPGTVLSANAEAQCGSISEDNSHLSTTCQGYVLPEGKIMPNTVFVGGIDTRMNEAEIRSYFEQYGTVKEVKIITDRTGVSKGYGFVSFLDNVDVQKIVESQISVHGKRLKLGPAIRKQQNLCSYVQPRPLAFNPPAPQFHSVWSNQNTETYVQPQPVVSPLTQYVQTYAYSSPALLIQQQVPVGYQPAYNYQAPPQWVPGEQRNYVMPPVYTSVNYHYSEDPEFMQTECAAPEPPQSSGNSPQKSVDRSIQTVVSCLFNPENRLRNAFVSQEDYFRERRVHHFRKGRAVLKSV from the exons ATGTGGTCCCCGTTGGGACGAAGCCTGGCGTCGCCGGGTCCGGGTACAGTGCTG TCTGCAAATGCGGAAGCCCAATGTGGAAGTATCTCAGAGGATAACAGCCATTTGTCAACAACCTGCCAAGGATATGTTTTACCAGAAGGAAAAATCATGCCAAATACAGTCTTTGTTGGTGGAATTGATACAAGG atGAATGAAGCAGAAATTCGAAGTTACTTTGAACAATATGGTACTGTGAAGGAGGTGAAAATAATCACTGACAGAACTGGTGTTTCCAAAGG gtatGGATTTGTTTCATTCCTGGACAATGTGGATGTTCAAAAAATTGTAGAG TCACAGATCAGTGTCCATGGCAAAAGGCTGAAACTGGGACCAGCAattagaaaacagcagaacttGT GTTCTTACGTGCAGCCTAGGCCATTGGCTTTCAATCCTCCTGCACCACAGTTCCATAGTGTATGGAGTAATCAGAATACAGAGACCTACGTGCAACCTCAACCTGTGGTGAGCCCACTAACTCAGTATGTACAG ACATACGCATACAGTTCACCGGCTTTATTGATACAGCAGCAAGTTCCTGTAGGATATCAGCCAGCATACAACTATCAG GCTCCTCCGCAATGGGTTCCTGGGGAGCAAAGAAACTATGTTATGCCTCCG GTTTATACTTCAGTAAACTATCACTACAGTGAGGATCCAGAGTTTATGCAGACAGAATGTGCAGCTCCAGAGCCCCCACAGTCGTCTGGAAATAGTCCACAAAAA tCTGTGGACAGGAGCATACAAACAGTAGTATCTTGTCTGTTTAATCCTGAAAACCGTCTGAGGAATGCCTTTGTATCACAAGAAGACTACTTTAGG GAGCGGAGGGTGCATCacttcagaaaaggaagagcagtgcTCAAAAGTGTTTGA
- the DAZL gene encoding deleted in azoospermia-like isoform X5: MWSPLGRSLASPGPGTVLSANAEAQCGSISEDNSHLSTTCQGYVLPEGKIMPNTVFVGGIDTRMNEAEIRSYFEQYGTVKEVKIITDRTGVSKGYGFVSFLDNVDVQKIVESQISVHGKRLKLGPAIRKQQNLCSYVQPRPLAFNPPAPQFHSVWSNQNTETYVQPQPVVSPLTQYVQTYAYSSPALLIQQQVPVGYQPAYNYQAPPQWVPGEQRNYVMPPVYTSVNYHYSEDPEFMQTECAAPEPPQSSGNSPQKERRVHHFRKGRAVLKSV; the protein is encoded by the exons ATGTGGTCCCCGTTGGGACGAAGCCTGGCGTCGCCGGGTCCGGGTACAGTGCTG TCTGCAAATGCGGAAGCCCAATGTGGAAGTATCTCAGAGGATAACAGCCATTTGTCAACAACCTGCCAAGGATATGTTTTACCAGAAGGAAAAATCATGCCAAATACAGTCTTTGTTGGTGGAATTGATACAAGG atGAATGAAGCAGAAATTCGAAGTTACTTTGAACAATATGGTACTGTGAAGGAGGTGAAAATAATCACTGACAGAACTGGTGTTTCCAAAGG gtatGGATTTGTTTCATTCCTGGACAATGTGGATGTTCAAAAAATTGTAGAG TCACAGATCAGTGTCCATGGCAAAAGGCTGAAACTGGGACCAGCAattagaaaacagcagaacttGT GTTCTTACGTGCAGCCTAGGCCATTGGCTTTCAATCCTCCTGCACCACAGTTCCATAGTGTATGGAGTAATCAGAATACAGAGACCTACGTGCAACCTCAACCTGTGGTGAGCCCACTAACTCAGTATGTACAG ACATACGCATACAGTTCACCGGCTTTATTGATACAGCAGCAAGTTCCTGTAGGATATCAGCCAGCATACAACTATCAG GCTCCTCCGCAATGGGTTCCTGGGGAGCAAAGAAACTATGTTATGCCTCCG GTTTATACTTCAGTAAACTATCACTACAGTGAGGATCCAGAGTTTATGCAGACAGAATGTGCAGCTCCAGAGCCCCCACAGTCGTCTGGAAATAGTCCACAAAAA GAGCGGAGGGTGCATCacttcagaaaaggaagagcagtgcTCAAAAGTGTTTGA
- the DAZL gene encoding deleted in azoospermia-like isoform X1 codes for MWSPLGRSLASPGPGTVLSANAEAQCGSISEDNSHLSTTCQGYVLPEGKIMPNTVFVGGIDTRMNEAEIRSYFEQYGTVKEVKIITDRTGVSKGYGFVSFLDNVDVQKIVESQISVHGKRLKLGPAIRKQQNLCSYVQPRPLAFNPPAPQFHSVWSNQNTETYVQPQPVVSPLTQYVQTYAYSSPALLIQQQVPVGYQPAYNYQAPPQWVPGEQRNYVMPPVYTSVNYHYSEDPEFMQTECAAPEPPQSSGNSPQKKSVDRSIQTVVSCLFNPENRLRNAFVSQEDYFRERRVHHFRKGRAVLKSV; via the exons ATGTGGTCCCCGTTGGGACGAAGCCTGGCGTCGCCGGGTCCGGGTACAGTGCTG TCTGCAAATGCGGAAGCCCAATGTGGAAGTATCTCAGAGGATAACAGCCATTTGTCAACAACCTGCCAAGGATATGTTTTACCAGAAGGAAAAATCATGCCAAATACAGTCTTTGTTGGTGGAATTGATACAAGG atGAATGAAGCAGAAATTCGAAGTTACTTTGAACAATATGGTACTGTGAAGGAGGTGAAAATAATCACTGACAGAACTGGTGTTTCCAAAGG gtatGGATTTGTTTCATTCCTGGACAATGTGGATGTTCAAAAAATTGTAGAG TCACAGATCAGTGTCCATGGCAAAAGGCTGAAACTGGGACCAGCAattagaaaacagcagaacttGT GTTCTTACGTGCAGCCTAGGCCATTGGCTTTCAATCCTCCTGCACCACAGTTCCATAGTGTATGGAGTAATCAGAATACAGAGACCTACGTGCAACCTCAACCTGTGGTGAGCCCACTAACTCAGTATGTACAG ACATACGCATACAGTTCACCGGCTTTATTGATACAGCAGCAAGTTCCTGTAGGATATCAGCCAGCATACAACTATCAG GCTCCTCCGCAATGGGTTCCTGGGGAGCAAAGAAACTATGTTATGCCTCCG GTTTATACTTCAGTAAACTATCACTACAGTGAGGATCCAGAGTTTATGCAGACAGAATGTGCAGCTCCAGAGCCCCCACAGTCGTCTGGAAATAGTCCACAAAAA aagtCTGTGGACAGGAGCATACAAACAGTAGTATCTTGTCTGTTTAATCCTGAAAACCGTCTGAGGAATGCCTTTGTATCACAAGAAGACTACTTTAGG GAGCGGAGGGTGCATCacttcagaaaaggaagagcagtgcTCAAAAGTGTTTGA
- the DAZL gene encoding deleted in azoospermia-like isoform X6, producing MPNTVFVGGIDTRMNEAEIRSYFEQYGTVKEVKIITDRTGVSKGYGFVSFLDNVDVQKIVESQISVHGKRLKLGPAIRKQQNLCSYVQPRPLAFNPPAPQFHSVWSNQNTETYVQPQPVVSPLTQYVQTYAYSSPALLIQQQVPVGYQPAYNYQAPPQWVPGEQRNYVMPPVYTSVNYHYSEDPEFMQTECAAPEPPQSSGNSPQKKSVDRSIQTVVSCLFNPENRLRNAFVSQEDYFRERRVHHFRKGRAVLKSV from the exons ATGCCAAATACAGTCTTTGTTGGTGGAATTGATACAAGG atGAATGAAGCAGAAATTCGAAGTTACTTTGAACAATATGGTACTGTGAAGGAGGTGAAAATAATCACTGACAGAACTGGTGTTTCCAAAGG gtatGGATTTGTTTCATTCCTGGACAATGTGGATGTTCAAAAAATTGTAGAG TCACAGATCAGTGTCCATGGCAAAAGGCTGAAACTGGGACCAGCAattagaaaacagcagaacttGT GTTCTTACGTGCAGCCTAGGCCATTGGCTTTCAATCCTCCTGCACCACAGTTCCATAGTGTATGGAGTAATCAGAATACAGAGACCTACGTGCAACCTCAACCTGTGGTGAGCCCACTAACTCAGTATGTACAG ACATACGCATACAGTTCACCGGCTTTATTGATACAGCAGCAAGTTCCTGTAGGATATCAGCCAGCATACAACTATCAG GCTCCTCCGCAATGGGTTCCTGGGGAGCAAAGAAACTATGTTATGCCTCCG GTTTATACTTCAGTAAACTATCACTACAGTGAGGATCCAGAGTTTATGCAGACAGAATGTGCAGCTCCAGAGCCCCCACAGTCGTCTGGAAATAGTCCACAAAAA aagtCTGTGGACAGGAGCATACAAACAGTAGTATCTTGTCTGTTTAATCCTGAAAACCGTCTGAGGAATGCCTTTGTATCACAAGAAGACTACTTTAGG GAGCGGAGGGTGCATCacttcagaaaaggaagagcagtgcTCAAAAGTGTTTGA
- the DAZL gene encoding deleted in azoospermia-like isoform X3, whose protein sequence is MLCETMQRSANAEAQCGSISEDNSHLSTTCQGYVLPEGKIMPNTVFVGGIDTRMNEAEIRSYFEQYGTVKEVKIITDRTGVSKGYGFVSFLDNVDVQKIVESQISVHGKRLKLGPAIRKQQNLCSYVQPRPLAFNPPAPQFHSVWSNQNTETYVQPQPVVSPLTQYVQTYAYSSPALLIQQQVPVGYQPAYNYQAPPQWVPGEQRNYVMPPVYTSVNYHYSEDPEFMQTECAAPEPPQSSGNSPQKKSVDRSIQTVVSCLFNPENRLRNAFVSQEDYFRERRVHHFRKGRAVLKSV, encoded by the exons ATGCTTTGTGAAACAATGCAGAGA TCTGCAAATGCGGAAGCCCAATGTGGAAGTATCTCAGAGGATAACAGCCATTTGTCAACAACCTGCCAAGGATATGTTTTACCAGAAGGAAAAATCATGCCAAATACAGTCTTTGTTGGTGGAATTGATACAAGG atGAATGAAGCAGAAATTCGAAGTTACTTTGAACAATATGGTACTGTGAAGGAGGTGAAAATAATCACTGACAGAACTGGTGTTTCCAAAGG gtatGGATTTGTTTCATTCCTGGACAATGTGGATGTTCAAAAAATTGTAGAG TCACAGATCAGTGTCCATGGCAAAAGGCTGAAACTGGGACCAGCAattagaaaacagcagaacttGT GTTCTTACGTGCAGCCTAGGCCATTGGCTTTCAATCCTCCTGCACCACAGTTCCATAGTGTATGGAGTAATCAGAATACAGAGACCTACGTGCAACCTCAACCTGTGGTGAGCCCACTAACTCAGTATGTACAG ACATACGCATACAGTTCACCGGCTTTATTGATACAGCAGCAAGTTCCTGTAGGATATCAGCCAGCATACAACTATCAG GCTCCTCCGCAATGGGTTCCTGGGGAGCAAAGAAACTATGTTATGCCTCCG GTTTATACTTCAGTAAACTATCACTACAGTGAGGATCCAGAGTTTATGCAGACAGAATGTGCAGCTCCAGAGCCCCCACAGTCGTCTGGAAATAGTCCACAAAAA aagtCTGTGGACAGGAGCATACAAACAGTAGTATCTTGTCTGTTTAATCCTGAAAACCGTCTGAGGAATGCCTTTGTATCACAAGAAGACTACTTTAGG GAGCGGAGGGTGCATCacttcagaaaaggaagagcagtgcTCAAAAGTGTTTGA